From Rhodococcus sp. B7740:
TCGAACATCTCCCGGGAAGTGTTGCGGTCGATATGCGGCAACGAACCGCTGATGCTCATCAACTCGACGAACGCCTGCGCGACGCGGTCGGATTCCACCACTCGCCCGACGGCGATGTGGGAGGGGTTCGGGTAGACGCACATCGCGAATACGACGGGCCAAGTCGTCGAGGACGGATTGCGGGACGTGGATCACGAATGGGACGGGAGGCTCAGTGATTGTTACGACGTCATCATCAGACCCATCGCGGACAGGTACGGTCCAGAATCGACTGTGACGATGACGCTCGGGTCAGTAATATGGAGCACCAGTTCAGGATCGGAGCCGTCGGGCCAGATACGGTCCCGTGATGCTGTCCGGGGACGACGCGACTTCGGCGGGCGTTCCGGTAGCAACGACAGTGCCCCCGTTGTCGCCGCCGCCGGGACCGAGATCGATGACCCAGTCGGCGGAGGCTATGGCATCCAGGTCGTGTGCCACCATCACCACGGTGTTGCCTGCATCGACAAGCAAGTGCAGCTGGCGCATGAGCAGGGCGACGTCGGCGGGATGGAGCCCTGCGGTCGGTTCGTCCAGTAGATAGAGGGCAGTACCGCGTCGGGTGCGCTGCAATTCGGTCGCGATCTTGATGCGCTGCGCCTCGCCGCCGCTCAGCTCGGTGGCGGGTTGACCGAGTCGAAGGTAGCCGAGCCCGATGTCGTGCAACGTCTCCAGACTGCGGGACACTCCCGCGATATCGGCGAAGAACATCGCTGCCTCGTCCACCGACATGTGCAGTACCTCGGCAATTGTCTTGTCGCGCCAGGTTATTTCGAGAGTTTCCGGGTTGTACCGGTCACCGTGGCAGGTGGGGCAGGGGCCATAGGTGCCGGGGAGGAACAGCAGCTCCACTTCGACGAAACCGTCGCCCTGGCACGTGGGGCATCGTCCGTCCGCGACGTTGAAGGAGAACCGTCCGGGTGCCCATCCGCGGGCCTTGGCCTCGTCGGTGGCGGCGAACAGTTTGCGGACGACGTCGAACATTCCGACGTAGGTGGCCAGAGTCGATCGGGGGGTTCGGCCGATGGGTCGTTGATCCACCCGGACCAGGCGGGTGAACGACTCGATTCCGGAGACCTCGGCCACGTCGACCTCGATCTGTGCGTCATCGTCGTCTGTCGCGGTCTCGAGTCGGTGGCGCGCCACCTCGAACAGGACCTGGCTGACCAGTGTCGACTTCCCGGAGCCCGACACACCCGTCACCGCCGTCAGGACCGCGCGAGGGAACTCCGCTGTCAACTCCCGCAGATTGTGCCGGGTGACCCCGGCCAGAGTGAGCCAGCCCTGGGTGGGGAGCGCCTGCCGCTGCACGGATTCCGCTCGACCGAAGAGGTGCCTGCTGGTGACCGACTCCTCGATCTCCTCCAAGCCTGCGACGGGGCCGCTGTACAGCACCCGTCCGCCGCCCTCACCGGCCGCGGGTCCGATATCGACCACCCAATCGGCGCGCCGGACCACGTCCATGTCGTGTTCGACCACGAACAAGCTGTTTCCCGACGCCTTCAGCTGGTCCAGGACGTCGAGCAGCGGCTCGGCATCCGCGGGATGCAGTCCGGCGGACGGTTCGTCCAACACGTACACCACCCCGAACAGACCCGAACGGAGCTGAGTGGCAATTCGCAACCGCTGCGTCTCGCCGGGCGACAGAGTCGTCGAGCTACGCCCGAGCGCCAGATATCCCAAGCCCAAATCGAGCAACACGTCGATCCTGGCCAGCAGATCTGCGGTGATGCGTACCGCCACCTCCGTGGTCTCCCCCGACTGTTCGGCAATGGGGCGCAGTAATGCGGCAAGTTCTGTCAGCGAGAGCGCATTGATCTCGGCGATCGACCGGCCGGCAATGGTGACGGCAAGCGCGTCGGCGCGCAGTCCGCTGCCTGAGCACATCGGGCAGCGAACGGTCTCGGTGAATTGCAGAGCGCGTTCTCGCATGCGCTCGCTGTTCGAGTCGGTCAGAACGTGCATGACATGGCTGCGGGCGCTCCAGAACTTGCCTTCGTAACTGTGGTCGACTCGTCCCTCCTCCGGTTCGATCCACACCTTGGGGTGCTCGTCGGTGAACAGGAGCCACTCCCGGTCCTTCTTCTTCAGCGTGCGCCACGGCACGTCGATGTCGATCCCCATGCCGGCGACGATGCTGCGCAGGTTCGCCCCCTGCCAGGCACCCGGCCACGCCGCGATCGCGCCCTCCCGAATGCTCAGCGACGGGTCGGGAACCAGCAATTCCGTTGTCACATCATGGAACTCGCCCAAACCGCCGCATCGCGGGCAGGCACCGGCGACGGTGTTGGGTGAGAACGCTTCCGCCGGCAGCATGGGCGCACCGTCGGGATAGGTACCGGCCCGGGAGTAGAGCATGCGCAGCAGGTTCGACATCGTGGTGATGGTGCCGACGCTGGAGCGCGAGCTGGGCGACCCCCGGCGTTGCTGCAGCGCAACGGCCGGGGGAAGGCCGGTGATGGACGCGACATGAGGTGCGCCCACTTGCTGAAGCAGGCGGCGGGCGTAGGGGGCCACCGACTCGAAGTAGCGTCGCTGCGCTTCGGCGTACAGGGTGCTGAAGGCCAGTGACGACTTTCCTGACCCCGACACCCCCGTGAACGCGACGAAGGCATTGCGGGGTATGTCGACATCGACAGCTGCCAGGTTGTGCTCGGTAGCGCCGCGCGCACGGACGTACCCGTCCCACGTTGAGTCCGTCACCGAACGAGCCTAGCTGGCTCGCTCGGCCCGAGAGCACAGAAGCGACGAGATGCAGCGCATCGGTGCCATCGTGCCTCAGCGTATATCGAGGGTATCTTTTCGGTAGGTCTGCTCGTCGCGCCGTATGCGACGAGTACGAAGACCGCACAGAGGGAGGCGGCATGGCCGAGGAATACAGCACACGGCCGCTGTTTCGCAACGGTGCCGGCAGTGCCGCGATGATCCTGGGCATCGTGGCCCTGGTCTGCGCGTTCGTACCTTTCATCGGCGACTTCGTCGCTGTCCCAACAGGTGTCGCCGCCGTCGTGTGCGGGTGGGTCGGGGTCAGCCGGGACGAGAAGGGCATGGCGACCAACGGCCGCGAGGCAATGATCGGCGCAGCTCTCGGAGGCACGGCCATGTTCGTAGTGTTCGTGGCATACGCTGCCACCGTCGTGTGAACGGTGACGGAAGGCGAGTAGTGCCACGAACAGATTCGTTGCTTGCAGGCCTGGCCACCGACCTCATATCAGCGTGCAAATCACGCCGGACCGAAGAGTCGAGGCACTGGAGCGTTCATCGACGAACCGCATCGACATTCGTCACCATCGATGTGAATTCGGTGCCCTGTGCCGCCGGACTCCACAACCGCGCAACGAATTTCGGATCCGACGGTCCCGGAACAGCGTTGCAAGAGACAATGCCGACGCCCCATCCCAAATTCGCGCCGCGATCGAGCAATCTTCCGGTTTGATTGCGGAGAATCCGGTTTCGGTCTTTTTAGCTGATTAACGGCAAGAAGACAGGCCGACTCCGAATATCATCGACCCAGAAGTAATACGTGTTGGGCTTATCAGGATGCCGCGCAACCGAAACAAGCCATCGCACCTCTACGGCCTTGCTTTGCTCGTCGAACTGTTTTCGAATTGCTCCGCCCCCGAGGTACGCGTCACGCCGTGATCGACACCGAGGGCCGAGGAGTAACTGTGACACAAATTCTTGCTGCGAGACAACGACATCGGGTCCCGGCCGAGCACCGTGTGCTCGGTCTCGACCGTCGCACGTTTCCACCGGCACTCTTCGTCGTCGCGATCTTCGTCGTCTTGACCGTGATCCTTCCCCGTGTCGACGCGGCCATCGGCTGGGACGACCCGGTTCTCGCCGGTGAGCAACTCGCGCTGACGGACTCCATCGTCTTCACACCGACCACCGGCTGGGATGTCGAGGCCGGCTTTCGTGTCGACGACGAAAGCCGTCGTTCCGGTGACGCCACCGTCGCCGGGAAGGGCGTCACGTTCCAGGTCTCGTCGGACACGTTCGAGGGCACACCGGATGAATTGCTGGACCAAGTGGAGAAAGTCACCTCCCGCACCGACGACCCGACCTTCAGAGTCGACGGCGACAGGACCACTCTCACCACGACGTCAGGCGAGAGCGGTGTCGCACAGCCATACAGCAGCGTGACCGGGGACGGTGTGGTCGCAGCATTCGTCATCGCCGGCAGGGGGCTGAAGATCACCGCCTACGGGCCTCCCGCTCAGATGACCGCGGCCGTCGACAACATCCAGACCATGATCGCCAGCATCCGGACCGTCGACAGGAACAACTCATGAGCGAGACCGGCACCGACACCACATACAGCTCCGAGGCCCGCCAACGGCAGGCCAGAGCAATGGAGATCTCCGGCTGGGGTGAACGCTTCCACTTCGTGCAACCCCACAATCTGTGTTTCTGGGTGTTCGTCGTGCTGACCGGCATCGGCGCGTTCCAGGTGTGGGCGTACTTCGCACCCAAAACCGGGTTGTACGCCGACGCCTTCGCGATCTCGGCAGTGCTGTGCGGATTGTGCGGGCTGGCGTGGTTCGCTTGGTTCCGTCATATCGACCGATGGGAACGCCAACCGGGCCGACTCATCCTCGCCGCGCTCCTGTGGGGCGCAATTACGGCCACCTTTGCATTCGCCCTCACCGCGAACAACGCAATGATCAGCATTTACAACAAGCTTTTCGGTCAAGTGTGGAGTGCCAACTGGGCAGCCGGAGCCACCGCACCGATCACCGAAGAGGCCGCGAAGCTGTGCGGATTCATACTCCTCATGAGCCTTGCGCCGCGGTTGATTCGGACCGCGAACGACGGTCTGATAGTCGGCGCGTTCATCGGGCTCGGATTCGCGATCTTCGAGGACTTCCTCTACGCCGCCAACTCCACAGCTCAGGCCTTCGGTACCGATCCGGTCGACCACGCCGTGCAGATGTCGTTCACGCGCATAGCTGTCAGCTTCGTTTCCCACCCGCTGTTCAGCGCCCTCGTCTGCACCGGTGTCATCTACATCCTCGGCACAGCGGCCCAGCCACGCCGGATCGGACGCGGTGTGGCATTCGTATTGGTCGGAATGTTTTTGCACTTCACCTGGGACGACGCCGGCGGTCTCGGCCGAGGCGGCATCCTGACCTTCCCCGTCATGCTCGGCTCCATCGTGCTCGGGTTCACCGTCTTGACGATCGCGTTCCGGCGAGCAGCACCGCGCGAGTACCAGTTCGTTCGCGACATCCTCGCCCCCGAAGTCGAAGCAGGAACCGTGACCGACGCCGAGGTCGACGGCATCCTGGACAAGAAAGCACGCAAGGCGTTCATCAAGTCCGCGCCCCACCACAAGTCCCGTCGAGCACGCAAGCACCTACGTCGGGCAATTCTCGACCTCGCGCATGACTTGGCCCATGACAAGGGATCGGACACCGAGGCCGTGCGCCACTCTCGCTCGGAAGTCGAGCGGTTGCGCGTCAAGGCCGGCTGACCACCGCCGACCGAAAGCACGGCCTGCAGGTCGTCACAGTGCCTACGGGCCTGGAGGTCCGCCCCGACTTGCCCGCGCCCGGTTCATCCCGAGCAACACCAGTGCTGCCGCCGTCGCCGTGATGGCGAAGCCCGGTGGTTCCACGGTGCCCCAATTCAGATCGATGGTCGACGCTGTCCGCGCGCGTCATTGTCGTCTCTGCCTGCGAGAGCAAGGTGCACAACAGTTCTCGTGCTGCCGACGCTGTCGGGAAGGTTCTCCCGAACGCACACACCGTCGTCCTGACCGGCTGCAGTCACCACATGCTGCCGACGCTGTCGGCCGGGGAGCTCGGTGCCGTGCTTCTGAGCGCCCGGCACTGACACCTGTTGTCGGACTTATCCAATATTGCGTTCACCGACCGCCGCGCACTGTACGGTGACCGCGGGGATGGGTGCGGCTGTAGAAGAATGTCGGGGGGGATCATGACTCTGTTCGGTGTGCTCGATCGCGTATTGACTCGACGACTGCCCCTGGAGCCTCCGGACGATCCGCATGCCGCGATCCTTCCGACCCCGATCGGCAACGACGCCTTCTTCCTCACCCCTCCCGGCATCGAGGACCTTGCACACGGCGCGGTGATTCGGCAGCGCACGACCCGCGGTCTGGTGCCCCGGCCGCGAACCGCCCTGCATCAGTTCATGGTTCGATCGACCGACGCGCGGGGTCTACCCGCCGGCGTCACCGCCTCGCTGCTGATCCCGAAACGGCCGTGGACCGGGCGCGGACCACGGCCGGTCGTCGCCCACAACGTGGCCATCGATTCCCTCGGAGCCAAGAGCACGCCGTCGTACCGGCTCGTGCACGGTGTCGGTGCCGACCTCCCGCCGGTGATGCCGCTCTGGCTCGCCCGCGGATACGCCGTCCTCGTCGCCGATCACCAAGGCCCGCGGATGTCGTACTCCGAAGGCACGATGGCCGGGCATGCCGTCCTGGACTCGCTACGCGGGATGACGGTCGTCGCCCCGGAACTCGCCGACAGCCCAGTGGTGGCCTACGGCTACAGCGGCGGCGCGATCGCCACCACGTGGACGGCGCAGCTGCAGCCGAGGTACGCGCCCGACGTGAGGTTGGTCGGTGCCGTCGCCGGTGGAACGCCCACCGACTTCTCGATGCTCCTGGACACCATGAACGGCACCGTCGCGGCCGGCCTGCTGGGCGCGGCGAGCATGGGTCTCGCGCGTGAGCACCCCGAGATGGTCGAGCTGTTCGGCCCGAAGGCGCTGCTGTTGGCGTCCTGGGTGAAGGACATGTCCGTCCTCCCCCTGGCCTTGGGCGGGCTGGTACGCATGCGAATCGAGGACTTGGCGTCCGAACCCGACCCGTTCGACTCCGACATCGCGCGGCGGGTGATCGCCGCGAACCGTCCGGGCGCGGACGCGCCGTCGGCACCGGTCGCGTTCTTCCACGGTTCCGCGAGCAAGTTGATCGGCGATCGCTTCATCCCCGAGGCCGGCGTGACTGCCCTGATCGAGCAGTGGCGCAGCAAGGGTGCCAACGTGCACTACGAGCCCGTGGCAGGCGACCACTTCATCGGTGCCATGACTGGGCTACCGTTCGTGTTGCGTTGGACCGCAGAACAATTCGCGATCAACGGTTCGGGTTAGCTCGGCGATGCGACATGGCGCTGCGACTAGGGAAAATATGGTGCCCCCAGTCGGACTCGAACCGACACTGTGCGGATTCAAGTCCTTTAAGTGGATTTGCATGAATTTCAAAGGACTCGATATTTGTTTATTTGCAACAGTTTTCGTGCATCGTCGTCCGGACGAGTCCATGCACGAACGTACCGACTTGTGACACTATCGTGACACCGAAGTACCGCCGATGCTCCGGCACCGGACAATCATGACCAGCCGCGGACGATTACGTCTTCGGGTGGACGGAATGCGCCATGCCGCAGCGACACTCTGTGCTGACTCGTGACAACAAGACTCATTCGTCACGAACCCAAATCGCCCCCGAGTCAGTTTGACCGTGCAACTGCGGGCTACACCGCGACAACTTCGCATCAGCGCACTTCGGCGTCGAAAGGGCAAGTGTCGTAGCTGCCCCCGTACGGCCGGGTTTCGCTACCCGGCCGAGCCGCGGACCGCCTGAAGTTCCTCTGGCGGTTCAGGCAAAACCAAAACGCTCTCTTGCACAGTCGACGCTGTTCTCGGGCCACCGACCTGATGGTCACACTGCCAGGACATGACATCCGTCATGTCCCGACGGTGATGTTGTCACCATTTCCAATGTTTGTGTGCACTGTTGCGCCCCGGTCGTCGAGACGACAGTAGGGATGCACAGAGCGAACCGAAGCATCGACGAGGAGGGCACCATGAACAGGCCGGAATCGACATCGGACGACAAAAACGAGACGCAGACAGTTCCCGGCCGCAAGACCACTGAAAAGGTCAATGCCACAGAGATTCTGCTCGACGGCCTCGGCGGAACCAGCGGAATGATCTACACAGCCATTCCGGTCGTGGCCTTCGTCACCGCCAACGCTCTGGTGTCCCTTCCGATCGCCGTCGGCTTCGCGATCGCCATCGCGTTGGTGATCACTGTTCTTCGCGTTCGACGAGGCGAGCCGTTCGCGCAGGCCAGTGGCGGATTGCTGGGTGTCGCCGTCGCAGGCGGTATCGCCGCCTGGACAGGTTCGGCAGGAGGCTACTTCCTCATCGGCATCTGGCTGAGCCTGGCTGGCGCAGCACTGATGCTGGCCTCGATACTGGCACGACGACCGTTGACCGGACTGCTGTGGAATGCGCTGCACGGCAACGAGTACACGTGGCGGTCCAATCGCTCGGTCGCCCGCGCCCATTACATCGCGACATCGACATTCGCTGTGTTGTTCGGTGCCCGCTACGTCGTTCAGGACTGGTTGTACGACACCGATGCCACCGGGTGGCTCGCGTTTGCTCGGATCGCAATGGGCACCCCATTACTTGCAGCAGCAGTGCTCGTGACCGTCTGGGCCTTCCGTCGCTCCACAGCGCAGTTGGTTCACTCGAACCTTGCTTAGCCCCTGCAGGACGAGTTGTCCCTTGACTATGCCGTTAGGTCACAGTCGACACTGATTGCGACCTGATCGAACCGGAGGAGAGCGACATGGGCTGGAGCACGCGGCAGATCGCCGATCTCGCCGGCATCACCCTCAAGTCGGTGCGGCACTACCACGATGTCGGACTACTCGATGAGCCCGAGCGTGCCTCGAACGGCTACAAACAGTACAGCGTCACGCATCTCGTACGGCTGCTGCAGATAAAACGCCTGTCCGCACTGGGATTTTCGTTGGCCGACATAGCCGCTCAGGGTGACGGACGCGACCATCCGGAACAGGCACTGCGCACCCTGGATGCAGAACTCGGCGCGACGATCGAGCGCCTGCAGAGAGCACGCTTGGAGATCGCGATGCTTCTCCACGACTCCCTTCCGACCGATCTGCCGCCCGAACTCGGTCCTGCTGCAGCACATCTGACGACAGCAGACCGGCAGTTCATCACCTTCGCCAGCACCGTACTGAGCCCCACGGCCCTCGACGCCTACCATGACCTACTGCGGTCCACTCCGCAGCTGCCCACAGATCCAGAGTTCGACGACCTGCCGGCCGACGCCGACAGCGCCACCACCCGGGATCTTGCCGAACGAATGGCCCCGCACGTTCGCCGGCTGGCTACTCGCTTCCCAGCCCTGTTCGCCGACACAGAAACCGGCGGCGACAGGCAACGGGTGACTCACGCACTCGCAGTCGCCGTGGAAGACCTGTACAACCCCGCCCAACGCGACGTACTGCGACAGGTCGCGGCACTCAACGCTACCGATCCCGAATAGCACATCAGCACAATACAATTCGACAGGAGTCGACCGACCATGCCCCTATTCGACAACAGGAGAGCGAAACTCTTCGCTGCAGCGTCAGCGTCGATGCTTCTGCTCGGTGCCTGCAGCCAGTCGCCGCCGGAACCGCACGCCGACTCTGAGCTGTCGGCCGATCTGCAGCAGTTCTACGACCAGAGCGTGACATTCGAGCCGTGCGAAGGCTACGGCACCACCACGACCGACGAGCAACTGTTTTCCAGTGACCCCGGATTCGAGTGCGCCCGCGTGGACGTGCCACTCGACTACGACGATCCGGACGGGCGCACGGCGCAGATCGCACTGCTCAAGGCACCCGCCCGCGGCGAGAAAGTGGGCTCGCTCCTGCTCAACTCCGGTGGACCAGGTGGGCCGGGAATGAGCATGGCGGCATCAGGTGCGACGTCCACCTGGGCGCAGAGCCCTCTCACCGAACGATTCGACCTCATTGGATTCGATCCCCGAGGCGTCGGTGCGTCCACACCGGCCATCGACTGCTTCACCGACGAGGAACACGAGGCAGGACAGGCCTACACCACTGTCCTCACCGGCTCGAGAAC
This genomic window contains:
- the uvrA gene encoding excinuclease ABC subunit UvrA; the encoded protein is MTDSTWDGYVRARGATEHNLAAVDVDIPRNAFVAFTGVSGSGKSSLAFSTLYAEAQRRYFESVAPYARRLLQQVGAPHVASITGLPPAVALQQRRGSPSSRSSVGTITTMSNLLRMLYSRAGTYPDGAPMLPAEAFSPNTVAGACPRCGGLGEFHDVTTELLVPDPSLSIREGAIAAWPGAWQGANLRSIVAGMGIDIDVPWRTLKKKDREWLLFTDEHPKVWIEPEEGRVDHSYEGKFWSARSHVMHVLTDSNSERMRERALQFTETVRCPMCSGSGLRADALAVTIAGRSIAEINALSLTELAALLRPIAEQSGETTEVAVRITADLLARIDVLLDLGLGYLALGRSSTTLSPGETQRLRIATQLRSGLFGVVYVLDEPSAGLHPADAEPLLDVLDQLKASGNSLFVVEHDMDVVRRADWVVDIGPAAGEGGGRVLYSGPVAGLEEIEESVTSRHLFGRAESVQRQALPTQGWLTLAGVTRHNLRELTAEFPRAVLTAVTGVSGSGKSTLVSQVLFEVARHRLETATDDDDAQIEVDVAEVSGIESFTRLVRVDQRPIGRTPRSTLATYVGMFDVVRKLFAATDEAKARGWAPGRFSFNVADGRCPTCQGDGFVEVELLFLPGTYGPCPTCHGDRYNPETLEITWRDKTIAEVLHMSVDEAAMFFADIAGVSRSLETLHDIGLGYLRLGQPATELSGGEAQRIKIATELQRTRRGTALYLLDEPTAGLHPADVALLMRQLHLLVDAGNTVVMVAHDLDAIASADWVIDLGPGGGDNGGTVVATGTPAEVASSPDSITGPYLARRLRS
- a CDS encoding PrsW family intramembrane metalloprotease — protein: MSETGTDTTYSSEARQRQARAMEISGWGERFHFVQPHNLCFWVFVVLTGIGAFQVWAYFAPKTGLYADAFAISAVLCGLCGLAWFAWFRHIDRWERQPGRLILAALLWGAITATFAFALTANNAMISIYNKLFGQVWSANWAAGATAPITEEAAKLCGFILLMSLAPRLIRTANDGLIVGAFIGLGFAIFEDFLYAANSTAQAFGTDPVDHAVQMSFTRIAVSFVSHPLFSALVCTGVIYILGTAAQPRRIGRGVAFVLVGMFLHFTWDDAGGLGRGGILTFPVMLGSIVLGFTVLTIAFRRAAPREYQFVRDILAPEVEAGTVTDAEVDGILDKKARKAFIKSAPHHKSRRARKHLRRAILDLAHDLAHDKGSDTEAVRHSRSEVERLRVKAG
- a CDS encoding lipase family protein; the protein is MTLFGVLDRVLTRRLPLEPPDDPHAAILPTPIGNDAFFLTPPGIEDLAHGAVIRQRTTRGLVPRPRTALHQFMVRSTDARGLPAGVTASLLIPKRPWTGRGPRPVVAHNVAIDSLGAKSTPSYRLVHGVGADLPPVMPLWLARGYAVLVADHQGPRMSYSEGTMAGHAVLDSLRGMTVVAPELADSPVVAYGYSGGAIATTWTAQLQPRYAPDVRLVGAVAGGTPTDFSMLLDTMNGTVAAGLLGAASMGLAREHPEMVELFGPKALLLASWVKDMSVLPLALGGLVRMRIEDLASEPDPFDSDIARRVIAANRPGADAPSAPVAFFHGSASKLIGDRFIPEAGVTALIEQWRSKGANVHYEPVAGDHFIGAMTGLPFVLRWTAEQFAINGSG
- a CDS encoding DUF3159 domain-containing protein, which encodes MNRPESTSDDKNETQTVPGRKTTEKVNATEILLDGLGGTSGMIYTAIPVVAFVTANALVSLPIAVGFAIAIALVITVLRVRRGEPFAQASGGLLGVAVAGGIAAWTGSAGGYFLIGIWLSLAGAALMLASILARRPLTGLLWNALHGNEYTWRSNRSVARAHYIATSTFAVLFGARYVVQDWLYDTDATGWLAFARIAMGTPLLAAAVLVTVWAFRRSTAQLVHSNLA
- a CDS encoding MerR family transcriptional regulator, whose product is MGWSTRQIADLAGITLKSVRHYHDVGLLDEPERASNGYKQYSVTHLVRLLQIKRLSALGFSLADIAAQGDGRDHPEQALRTLDAELGATIERLQRARLEIAMLLHDSLPTDLPPELGPAAAHLTTADRQFITFASTVLSPTALDAYHDLLRSTPQLPTDPEFDDLPADADSATTRDLAERMAPHVRRLATRFPALFADTETGGDRQRVTHALAVAVEDLYNPAQRDVLRQVAALNATDPE